One Herpetosiphonaceae bacterium genomic window, GAACAGCGCGGGCGTGCCGACGACCACCGTGGTCGCCAAGGGAGCGCCCAACGTGATGATCGGCGGCTAAGATGGCTGCCGGTGCGGCTGCGGGCAGATCCGAGCGTGAGTAGCAAAGGTTCAGCATGACTCAACTAGGCGATATTATCGGCTCAGGCTGGCGCTTTCCGCCGGGAGTCGATGGGCGAGGCAACATTGCGCTCTCCTCGCGCGAACAAGAGATCGAAGAGGCGATCGAAATTATTCTGAGCACGCCCAAGGGCCAGCGCGTGATGCGGCCTGAGTTCGGCTGTCGCATCCATGAGCTGATCTTCGCGCCGATCAACGCGGGCACCGCCGCCGCAGTGTCGCATCATGTCAAAGAGGCGCTGGGATGGTGGGAGCCACGGATCGATGTCGAGGACGTGAACGTCGAGCCCGATCCTGAGAGTCCCTCGTGTTTGTTGATTCACATCGCCTATCGTATTCGAGCGACCCACGACGAGCGGGCGTTGGTCTATCCCTTCTATACCATTCCGGGCGAGCCCTAGTCGCCGCACCGCCCGATCCGCTTGCTCGTCGTCGTAGGAGATATCGATGCCGCTTCCAACACCGAATTTAGATGATCGCCGCTTTCAAGACCTTGTGGACGAGGCCAAGCGGATGATTCCGCGCTACTGCCCGCAGTGGACCGACCACAACGTGAGCGATCCCGGCGTGACGCTGATCGAGCTGTTTGCCTGGATGACCGAGACGATGCTCTACCGGCTCAATCGCGTCCCCGAAAAAAGCTATATCAACTTTATGGAGCTGATGGGCGTGCAGCTTCAGCCGCCGACCGCCGCGCGCACGACGCTGACCTTCTGGCTGGCCGCGCCATCCAGCGAGACGGTGACGGTCCCGACTGGCACCGAGGTGGCGACAGTGCAGACCGCCGCCGAGGCCGCCGTCAGCTTCAGCACCGACGCCGATCTGGTGGTACGGCCAACCAAGCTGATCGGCTGCTTCACGTCGCCGGACGAGCGCAACTTTGAGGATCAGTTCTGGAAGCTGGACGTGCCCAACCAGTCGTTTCTGGCGTTCAGCCCGCAGCCCAATCCCGGCGATGCGTTCTACCTGTGCTACGAGCAGGATCATAGCAACCATATTCTCGCGCTGTGGATCGACTGTACGATCGAGGGTATCGGCGTCGATCCGACCAACCCGCCGCTCTCGTGGGAAGCCTGGTGTACCGAAGGCTGGTCGGAGGCGGAGTTCGATCGCGACGAGCACGGCAAGCGCAACGACGAGACGGGCGGCCTCAACAAGAAGGGCCGCGTCCTGCTGCACCTGCCGCCGGGCATGGCTCCGATCGACTTCGGCGGGAAGCGCGGCTACTGGCTGCGCTGCCGCCATACGCCGCCCAAGCCGGGACAGCCCACCTACTCGGCGTCGCCGATGATCTATACGATCGACTCCGGCTCGATGGGCGGGATGATGACCGCGACACACGCGCGCACGATCGTCGGCGAGATCCTGGGCCGCAGCGATGGCATGCCGGGACAGACCTACCGGCTGGAGGCCACGCCGGTTCTGCCGCGCCAGCCGCACGAGACGCTGGAGGTGCAGGAAGAGGACGGCACCTGGACGGTCTGGGAGGAGCGCGCCGATTTTGCCCAGTCGATGCCGCAGAACAAGCATTTTGTCCTCGACAGCGTGACGGGCGAGGTCCGCTTCGGGCCGTTCATGCGCGAGCCCGACGGCACGGGCCGTCAGTACGGCGCGATCCCGCCACGCGGCAGCCTGGTACGCTTCAGCCGCTACCGCAGCGGCGGCGGCTCGCTGGGCAACGTCGACACCGGCAAGCTGAGCGTGCTGAAAAACGCCGTGCCCTACGTCGATCGCGTCACCAACCGCCAGCGCGCGATCGGCGGTCGCGACGCAGAAAGCCTGGAGCGAGCCAAGCTGCGCGCGCCGCAGATGCTCCGCACCCGCGATCGGGCTGTCACCGTGGAAGACTACGAGTACCTTGCCAAACAGGCGTCGTCGAGCGTGGCGCGGGCGCGCTGCCTGCAACCGCGCGCCGTGGGCATGGCAAACACACCGCCGCCAGGCGTCGTGCAGATGCTGCTGGTGCCCGATCTGTCCGCCGCCGAGGGCCGTATCCTGCCCGAACAGCTCCGCATGCCGCAGGAGGCGATCCAGGAGGTGCAGCAGTACCTCGACGAGCGCCGCCTGCTGACCACGATCATCAAGATCGGACAGCCCGACTACGTGTGGGTTTCGGTCGATGCGCGGCTCAAAACGCGGCCTGAGACTGATCCGGAAGCCGTGCGCCGCGATGCTCAGACCAAGCTCTACCGCTTCCTCAACCCGGTCGTCGGCGGCCACGACCAGAGCGGCTGGCCGTTCGGACGCGATCTCTACATCTCGGAGGTGTACGCGGTGCTCCAGAGCGTGCCGGGCGTTGAATACATCGAGCACGTGAAGCTCTGGCTCGAAGGCAAAAAAGAGCCGCAGGATCGCATCACGCTGACGCCAAATGGACTAATCGCATCGGCAGAGCATCGCATTGCCGTCGTATAACTGAAATGCTATAAGCGATGGATTACGGGTTACTTAGCTACCTCGACCAGCACGGCACGCCCAGGAAGTACACGCTACGCCTGGGCAGCATGACGATTGGCCGCGCGCCTGAGAACGAGATCGTCTTCGAGGACGAGCAGATCGAGCGGTTTCATATCCGCGTGCTGTGCCTGCCCGACGGCTGCTGGGCGATCAACCTGGGCAACGGCGGCACGCTGCTGAATCAGGTCACGCTCCAGCCGAATATTCGCACGCTGCTGCGCGACGGCGATACGATCTACGTCGGCGCGTACGAGGTCAAGTATAACGCCCAGCAGCAGCTAGAAACGCTGTCGCCGGTGCTGCGGCCTGAGATCGCGGCCAAGCTGCCGCAGATCGTCCAGCCAGCACCGCCGCCGCCCAAGCGCTCGACGGTGCGGCGGCTGCGCGGCAACGGCGGCCCGCCCCGCGTCCAGCGCAGTTTGTATCTCGACGACAGCGTTAGCTCGTACCTTCAGTACTTGCCGCCGTGCTACCAGGCCGACGACTTTCTCGGTCGTTTTCTGCTGATCTTCGAGGCGATCAATGATCCGCTTGAGCGCATGATCGATCAGATCCCGTTCTATTTCGACCCGCGCCTGACGCCGGAGTCGTTTTTGCCGTGGCTGGCCTCGTGGGTCGATCTGGTGCTGAACGAGAACTGGACGGTCGAGCAGCGCCGCGCGCTGATCCGCGCGGCGCCGGACCTGTATCGCTGGCGTGGCACGCGGCGCGGGCTGAGCGAGTATATCAAGCTGTACGCGGGCGTGAAGCCGATCATCGTCGAGCCGCATGAGACGGAGCAGAACGGCGAGCAGGAGCCGCTACCGCCGCATGTGTTTCGCGTCGTGCTCAACGTGCCCGATCCCGACGAGATCGATCGCGACATCATCGAAGCAATCATCGAGTCGGAAAAGCCGGCGCATACCGGCTATATCTTGGAGATTCATCAGGCAACCGTTGCCGCATCCTAGCTTCCATCGCCGACGACATACAGTGCGCCGGAAAGGATCTTCATATGGACTATGGCTGGCTGCAAATCTACCATCGCGGCGGTCTGCAACAAGATCTGCCGCTGCGAGATGAGCTTACGATTGGACGTGCCGACGATAACGATGTAGTGCTCAATGAGGCGACGGTATCACCCTACCACGCCAAGATCGTCTGCGACAGCGAGGGCTGCTGGATTGTGGACCTGACGAGCGCCAACGGTACGTTTGTCGAGGGCGAGCGCCTCGCCAGCCAGCAGCCACAGGTCCTGACCGAGGGCGTGACGGTCCAGATCGGCAACACGCGCATTAT contains:
- a CDS encoding GPW/gp25 family protein, translating into MTQLGDIIGSGWRFPPGVDGRGNIALSSREQEIEEAIEIILSTPKGQRVMRPEFGCRIHELIFAPINAGTAAAVSHHVKEALGWWEPRIDVEDVNVEPDPESPSCLLIHIAYRIRATHDERALVYPFYTIPGEP
- a CDS encoding phage tail protein — encoded protein: MDYGLLSYLDQHGTPRKYTLRLGSMTIGRAPENEIVFEDEQIERFHIRVLCLPDGCWAINLGNGGTLLNQVTLQPNIRTLLRDGDTIYVGAYEVKYNAQQQLETLSPVLRPEIAAKLPQIVQPAPPPPKRSTVRRLRGNGGPPRVQRSLYLDDSVSSYLQYLPPCYQADDFLGRFLLIFEAINDPLERMIDQIPFYFDPRLTPESFLPWLASWVDLVLNENWTVEQRRALIRAAPDLYRWRGTRRGLSEYIKLYAGVKPIIVEPHETEQNGEQEPLPPHVFRVVLNVPDPDEIDRDIIEAIIESEKPAHTGYILEIHQATVAAS
- a CDS encoding putative baseplate assembly protein, whose protein sequence is MPLPTPNLDDRRFQDLVDEAKRMIPRYCPQWTDHNVSDPGVTLIELFAWMTETMLYRLNRVPEKSYINFMELMGVQLQPPTAARTTLTFWLAAPSSETVTVPTGTEVATVQTAAEAAVSFSTDADLVVRPTKLIGCFTSPDERNFEDQFWKLDVPNQSFLAFSPQPNPGDAFYLCYEQDHSNHILALWIDCTIEGIGVDPTNPPLSWEAWCTEGWSEAEFDRDEHGKRNDETGGLNKKGRVLLHLPPGMAPIDFGGKRGYWLRCRHTPPKPGQPTYSASPMIYTIDSGSMGGMMTATHARTIVGEILGRSDGMPGQTYRLEATPVLPRQPHETLEVQEEDGTWTVWEERADFAQSMPQNKHFVLDSVTGEVRFGPFMREPDGTGRQYGAIPPRGSLVRFSRYRSGGGSLGNVDTGKLSVLKNAVPYVDRVTNRQRAIGGRDAESLERAKLRAPQMLRTRDRAVTVEDYEYLAKQASSSVARARCLQPRAVGMANTPPPGVVQMLLVPDLSAAEGRILPEQLRMPQEAIQEVQQYLDERRLLTTIIKIGQPDYVWVSVDARLKTRPETDPEAVRRDAQTKLYRFLNPVVGGHDQSGWPFGRDLYISEVYAVLQSVPGVEYIEHVKLWLEGKKEPQDRITLTPNGLIASAEHRIAVV